The following are from one region of the Hydrogenimonas sp. SS33 genome:
- the murJ gene encoding murein biosynthesis integral membrane protein MurJ — MSDPNKGLFFMRFGSIFTTSAGILTSRIFGFVRDLLTASILGANLWSDIFFVAFKLPNLFRRIFAEGAFVQSFMPTFIVSRHRSVFAAAILLRFSFFLLAVSLLVTLFAPLVTKLVAIGFDEATVAAAAPLVAINFYYLDLIFLVTFLSALLQYKEHFATTAFATTLLNIAMISALLLFRHEPPQTIVYALSWSVLAGGILQLLVHLWMVRKKGLQRVILGGFAYLKRKKGAIDEDIRRFSRAFFPSVMGNSTAQLSSFIDTWLASFLASGAISYLFYANRLFQLPLALFATAASTALFPSISKLLKQEKREKAKGHTKKVFWLLVGLLGGASMVAWILSAEIVALLFERGAFKAADTANTASVLAMYIVGLLPFGLAKLFSLWLYASHRQAEAAKIAAKSLGVNILLSLLFIAPLQAPGLALASSLSGWVLLFLSVRAVGTPLFFDIMRSKHALSALLFILLSAAAAWGIKALVHGYL; from the coding sequence GTGTCAGATCCGAACAAAGGCCTCTTCTTCATGCGTTTTGGCTCTATTTTCACCACCAGTGCCGGTATACTCACCTCCCGTATTTTCGGTTTCGTGCGGGACCTTCTGACCGCTTCGATTCTGGGGGCGAATCTCTGGTCGGACATCTTTTTCGTCGCTTTCAAACTGCCCAACCTCTTTCGGCGTATCTTCGCCGAGGGGGCTTTCGTGCAGAGCTTCATGCCCACCTTCATCGTCTCCCGCCACCGCAGCGTCTTCGCCGCCGCTATCTTGCTGCGATTCTCCTTCTTTTTGCTGGCGGTTTCGCTGCTGGTAACCCTTTTCGCCCCCCTGGTGACGAAGCTGGTGGCCATCGGCTTCGACGAAGCGACGGTGGCGGCCGCCGCGCCTCTGGTCGCCATCAACTTCTACTATCTGGACCTGATTTTTCTGGTCACCTTCCTCTCCGCCCTTCTGCAGTACAAAGAGCATTTCGCTACGACAGCCTTCGCGACCACGTTGCTGAACATCGCGATGATTTCGGCGCTGCTGCTCTTTCGCCACGAACCGCCCCAAACCATCGTCTACGCCCTGAGCTGGTCGGTCCTCGCCGGCGGAATCCTGCAGCTGCTGGTGCATCTGTGGATGGTACGAAAAAAGGGGCTTCAGAGGGTTATCCTGGGAGGGTTTGCCTACCTGAAGCGGAAAAAGGGAGCGATCGACGAGGATATCCGCCGTTTCAGCCGCGCCTTCTTCCCGTCGGTCATGGGCAACTCCACGGCCCAGCTCTCCTCCTTCATCGATACATGGCTCGCCTCTTTTCTGGCAAGCGGCGCCATCAGCTACCTCTTCTACGCCAACCGCCTCTTTCAGCTCCCCCTGGCGCTCTTCGCCACGGCGGCTTCCACCGCCCTCTTCCCCTCCATCAGCAAACTCCTGAAACAGGAGAAGAGGGAGAAGGCGAAGGGGCACACGAAAAAGGTCTTCTGGCTTCTTGTGGGGCTTCTGGGCGGCGCCTCCATGGTGGCGTGGATCCTCTCCGCCGAAATTGTCGCGCTCCTTTTCGAGCGGGGAGCGTTCAAGGCGGCAGATACCGCCAACACGGCCTCGGTGCTGGCCATGTACATCGTCGGCCTGCTCCCTTTCGGCCTGGCCAAACTCTTCTCGCTCTGGCTCTACGCCTCCCACCGGCAGGCCGAAGCCGCCAAAATCGCGGCGAAATCGCTGGGAGTCAACATACTGCTCTCTCTTCTTTTTATCGCGCCGCTTCAGGCCCCCGGCCTGGCATTGGCCAGCAGCCTGAGCGGATGGGTGCTACTTTTCTTAAGCGTCAGGGCCGTGGGCACCCCCCTCTTTTTCGATATAATGCGCTCAAAACACGCCCTTTCGGCCCTGCTCTTCATCCTTCTCTCGGCGGCGGCGGCATGGGGCATCAAGGCTCTGGTTCATGGTTATCTTTGA
- the cysS gene encoding cysteine--tRNA ligase codes for MVIFDSVKKEKVPFVPLHDKEVRIYVCGPTVYDDAHLGHARSAIAFDLLRRTLEALGYRVIFTRNFTDIDDKIINKSFETGEPIEAITEKYTQHYLRDMEALGVRDADISPRATTSLDAIVEMIGKLLENGCAYRSDDGTVWFDTSKDADYCSLSHRCGDEEEVQARIAHEEGKRHPRDFALWKACKEKDVCYDSPFGRGRPGWHIECSAMIDRYLAYHDEPYAIDIHGGGADLFFPHHENEAAQTRCATHRKLAKYWMHNGFVTIDGEKMSKSLGNSFFVKDALKVYDGEILRFYLLSTHYRANFNFNEEDLLASKKRLDKLYRLKKRVYGVKAGQPDKDFHKAVLEALSDDLNISRALAAVDEMIAQANEKLDADPKNKGLKQSVAANISWLDELLGIGVKDPFRYFQLGLDEETIRRIETLIAERNEAKKAKDFRRADAIRDELAAMGVQLMDTPAGTMWEKAE; via the coding sequence ATGGTTATCTTTGATTCGGTCAAAAAAGAGAAGGTCCCCTTCGTCCCCCTGCATGACAAAGAGGTGCGCATCTATGTCTGCGGTCCCACGGTCTACGACGACGCCCATCTGGGCCATGCCCGAAGCGCCATCGCTTTCGACCTGTTGCGGCGCACGCTGGAGGCCCTGGGCTACCGGGTCATCTTCACCCGCAACTTTACCGACATCGACGACAAGATCATCAACAAATCTTTCGAAACAGGCGAGCCGATCGAAGCGATCACCGAAAAATATACACAACACTATCTGCGGGACATGGAGGCCCTGGGGGTCCGGGATGCCGACATCTCCCCGCGTGCCACCACCTCCCTCGACGCCATCGTGGAGATGATCGGCAAACTGCTGGAAAACGGCTGCGCCTACCGCAGCGACGACGGTACCGTATGGTTCGACACCTCCAAAGATGCCGACTACTGCTCCCTCTCCCACCGCTGCGGCGACGAAGAGGAGGTCCAGGCCCGCATCGCCCACGAAGAGGGCAAACGCCACCCCCGCGACTTCGCCCTCTGGAAGGCGTGCAAAGAGAAGGATGTCTGCTACGACTCCCCCTTCGGACGGGGACGGCCCGGCTGGCACATCGAATGTTCGGCCATGATCGACCGCTATCTCGCCTATCACGACGAACCGTACGCCATCGACATCCACGGCGGCGGGGCGGACCTCTTTTTCCCCCACCATGAAAACGAAGCGGCCCAGACCCGCTGCGCGACCCACCGGAAACTGGCCAAATACTGGATGCACAACGGCTTCGTCACCATCGACGGGGAGAAGATGAGCAAGAGCCTGGGCAACAGCTTTTTCGTCAAGGATGCGCTGAAAGTCTATGACGGGGAGATTTTGCGCTTCTACCTGCTCTCCACCCACTACCGGGCCAACTTCAATTTCAACGAAGAGGACCTGCTGGCGAGCAAAAAGCGCCTCGACAAGCTCTACCGGCTGAAGAAACGGGTCTACGGGGTCAAAGCGGGTCAGCCCGACAAGGACTTTCACAAAGCGGTGCTGGAGGCGCTGAGCGACGACCTGAACATCTCCCGGGCCCTCGCCGCCGTCGACGAAATGATCGCCCAGGCCAACGAAAAGCTCGACGCCGATCCAAAAAACAAGGGCCTCAAACAGTCCGTGGCGGCCAACATCTCCTGGCTCGACGAACTGCTGGGCATCGGTGTGAAAGACCCCTTCCGCTACTTCCAGCTCGGACTCGACGAGGAGACGATCCGACGCATCGAAACATTGATCGCCGAGCGCAACGAAGCGAAAAAGGCCAAAGATTTCCGGCGTGCCGACGCCATCCGCGACGAACTGGCCGCCATGGGGGTCCAGCTGATGGATACCCCTGCGGGCACCATGTGGGAAAAGGCGGAGTGA
- a CDS encoding L,D-transpeptidase family protein — translation MIRPLLLLLLLAAGLAADILEEAKAFTEQIRHDTTLLCGLRRYGVEDIETLARAAAENPDLGPELEKLLDQSRRRYRHDRLYGCMDPEALYPGAVGIDRKEINSTVSENLLVRRLEKALHRYEALEKAGGWSPIHARFTLLEPGQSDIAVAALKARLAVTGDYNGSCDANLTYGGTVVEAVKIFQGRHGLKVDGVVGPQTLHALNLPVSAKIERLKINIERARWLAAPAKDFLAVNIPDFSLTLYCDEKPALHMKCIVGRKRRATPMLSDTLTYAVLNPYWRAPETIVSEDILPKLKAGRYEVLKRKGIVAVRGGDGNETVDFAKIDWRQYDAKHIPFIFMQKPGRYNYLGLVKFMFPNDFDVYLHDTPHDELFSRRIRTFSSGCIRVEKPIELFHALANPGKTEPWSYKTIVRTFMNGKERLVGFTKPVPVFLLYMTAFVDDEGRVAFRPDIYGYDLRMRSFLNQYK, via the coding sequence GTGATACGCCCTCTTCTGCTTCTCCTTCTCCTTGCGGCCGGTCTTGCCGCCGATATTTTAGAGGAGGCCAAAGCCTTTACGGAGCAGATCCGGCACGACACGACCCTGCTGTGCGGGCTGCGGCGCTATGGTGTCGAAGATATCGAAACGCTCGCCCGGGCAGCTGCGGAGAATCCCGATCTCGGGCCGGAGCTGGAAAAGCTGCTCGATCAAAGCAGGCGCCGATATCGTCACGACCGTCTCTACGGATGTATGGACCCGGAGGCGCTCTATCCGGGCGCCGTGGGCATCGACCGCAAGGAGATCAACAGCACCGTTTCAGAAAACCTGCTGGTGCGCAGGCTCGAAAAGGCACTGCACCGCTACGAAGCGCTCGAAAAGGCGGGAGGCTGGTCTCCCATCCACGCCCGCTTCACCCTTCTGGAACCTGGCCAAAGCGATATTGCCGTGGCAGCTCTCAAGGCACGGCTCGCCGTGACCGGCGACTACAACGGTTCCTGCGACGCCAACCTCACCTACGGCGGTACGGTCGTCGAGGCGGTCAAAATCTTCCAGGGGCGTCATGGCCTGAAGGTCGACGGGGTCGTCGGTCCGCAGACCCTTCATGCACTCAACCTTCCCGTTTCCGCAAAGATCGAACGCCTGAAGATCAACATCGAACGGGCACGCTGGCTCGCCGCCCCGGCCAAAGATTTTCTCGCCGTCAATATTCCCGACTTCTCCCTCACCCTCTACTGCGACGAAAAACCGGCTTTGCATATGAAGTGCATCGTCGGCCGAAAGAGGCGGGCGACGCCGATGCTTTCGGATACGCTGACCTATGCCGTCCTGAACCCCTACTGGCGCGCACCCGAGACGATCGTCTCCGAAGATATCCTCCCCAAACTGAAAGCGGGGCGGTACGAGGTGTTGAAGCGCAAAGGGATCGTCGCCGTCCGGGGCGGAGACGGCAATGAAACCGTCGACTTCGCCAAGATAGACTGGCGGCAATACGATGCTAAGCATATTCCTTTCATCTTCATGCAGAAACCCGGCCGGTACAACTACCTGGGGCTCGTCAAATTCATGTTCCCAAACGATTTCGACGTCTACCTGCACGATACGCCCCACGACGAACTCTTCTCCCGGCGCATCAGAACCTTCAGCTCCGGATGCATCCGTGTCGAAAAACCGATCGAACTTTTTCACGCCTTGGCCAATCCGGGGAAAACGGAGCCGTGGAGCTACAAAACGATTGTCCGTACGTTCATGAATGGGAAAGAGAGGCTGGTAGGTTTCACGAAGCCGGTGCCGGTTTTTCTGCTCTACATGACCGCTTTCGTTGATGATGAGGGGAGAGTGGCATTTCGGCCGGATATCTACGGGTATGACCTTCGAATGCGCTCCTTTTTGAACCAGTATAAATAG
- a CDS encoding YcbK family protein, with protein MTRRDFLKRGGVAVAACAFPNIILADSAVSRREKRIELYNIHTGEHARALYWADGEYIEEEMAALEQLLRDYRTGEIHSIDRRLYDLLHDLQARIGVHRPYHVISGYRSPLTNAMLRRHSHGVAKHSLHMEGRAIDINLPGVHLRHLRHLAMKMRRGGVGYYPKSGFVHVDTGRVRYW; from the coding sequence ATGACGCGAAGAGATTTTCTGAAAAGAGGCGGTGTTGCCGTGGCGGCATGCGCCTTCCCCAATATCATCCTGGCAGACAGCGCCGTCAGCAGGCGGGAAAAACGGATCGAACTCTACAATATCCATACCGGTGAGCACGCCAGGGCGCTCTACTGGGCGGATGGAGAGTACATAGAAGAGGAGATGGCGGCGCTGGAACAGCTGCTGCGGGATTACCGCACGGGGGAGATTCATTCCATCGACCGCAGGCTCTACGATCTGCTTCACGACCTTCAGGCCCGCATCGGCGTCCATCGCCCCTACCATGTCATTTCGGGATACCGCTCCCCTCTGACCAATGCGATGCTCCGGCGGCACTCCCATGGCGTGGCGAAGCACAGCCTTCATATGGAGGGACGCGCCATCGACATCAATCTGCCGGGCGTCCACCTCCGGCACCTCCGCCATCTGGCGATGAAGATGCGCCGCGGCGGCGTCGGTTACTACCCGAAATCCGGTTTCGTCCACGTCGACACCGGCCGCGTCCGCTACTGGTAA
- a CDS encoding fused protease/ribonucleoside-triphosphate reductase, producing MKVTERFVLDEKVKEKLLGMRPDFGFDGFGEVIYYRTYSRRKPDGSQERWHDTVIRIVEGTLSIRKQHYVNEGLAWDEEKWQAFAEKMALSCFRMHWLPPGRGLWIMGTDYIYERGSAALYNCGAVDTTDLVHAADWTMDMLMSGVGVGFNTAWKGGAKMPDKRRPKLYVIDDSKEGWVASVRLLLESYCSGGPWYRFDYSRIRPAGSPIHGFGGTASGPGPLKELHGRLEAIMDRYCDGEIDETRCVADVFNAIGVCVVAGNVRRSAEIAIGSPHDETFLHLKDYDRYPEREEIGWMSNNSVLLETHEDFETLPKIADLIRRNGEPGILNLVNIRRYGRFCREIPDKAWLTNPCGEIALEGFELCNLAETFPTRCPGEQEFEEALIFAAFYAVTVSLLPTHRDETNAIVARNRRTGVSISGITDWIEKIGMAHVTRKLRNAYRLVRSVNKSLAKESGIPVSLKVTAVKPSGTVSLLAGVSPGMHFPPARYAIRRLRTGNNQAITRYLIEAGVPHQPDLYSENTTVFEFPIRYDNPRSAEEVSAWEQFALLAMLQREWSDNMVSCTITFDPEKEGGQIERMLSMFAPVIKSASMLPMGKKEVYEQMPVEPITKERYEALKAKMPAIDWSAFGGGDGAGEGFCSILSCNLE from the coding sequence ATGAAAGTGACGGAGCGGTTCGTCCTGGACGAAAAGGTCAAAGAGAAACTGCTGGGCATGCGTCCCGACTTCGGTTTCGACGGATTCGGCGAAGTGATCTACTACCGGACCTACAGCCGCCGAAAACCCGACGGCAGCCAGGAGCGGTGGCACGACACCGTTATTCGGATCGTGGAGGGGACCCTCTCCATCCGCAAACAGCACTACGTTAACGAAGGGCTGGCCTGGGACGAGGAGAAATGGCAGGCCTTCGCCGAAAAGATGGCGCTCTCCTGTTTCAGAATGCATTGGCTTCCGCCGGGCCGGGGGCTCTGGATCATGGGGACGGACTATATCTACGAACGGGGAAGTGCGGCTCTGTACAACTGCGGGGCCGTCGATACGACGGATCTGGTCCATGCGGCGGACTGGACGATGGATATGCTCATGAGCGGTGTGGGTGTCGGCTTCAATACCGCCTGGAAGGGCGGAGCCAAAATGCCGGACAAAAGACGCCCGAAGCTGTATGTCATCGACGACAGCAAGGAGGGGTGGGTCGCATCAGTGCGGCTGCTGCTGGAGAGCTACTGCAGCGGCGGGCCCTGGTACCGTTTCGACTACTCCCGCATCCGACCCGCGGGCTCTCCCATCCACGGTTTCGGCGGCACCGCCTCGGGCCCCGGTCCCCTCAAAGAGCTGCACGGACGGTTGGAGGCGATCATGGACCGCTACTGCGACGGAGAGATCGATGAGACCCGCTGTGTCGCCGACGTTTTCAACGCCATCGGTGTCTGCGTCGTCGCCGGCAATGTCCGGCGCTCCGCCGAAATTGCCATCGGCTCTCCCCATGACGAAACCTTTCTGCACCTCAAAGACTACGACCGCTATCCGGAGCGGGAAGAGATAGGCTGGATGTCCAACAACTCCGTTCTACTCGAAACCCATGAAGATTTCGAAACCCTTCCGAAGATCGCCGATCTGATCCGCCGAAACGGCGAGCCGGGCATCCTCAATCTGGTCAACATACGGCGATACGGCCGTTTCTGCCGGGAGATCCCCGACAAAGCCTGGCTCACCAACCCCTGCGGAGAGATCGCCCTGGAGGGGTTCGAACTCTGTAATCTCGCCGAAACCTTCCCGACCCGGTGCCCGGGCGAACAGGAGTTCGAGGAGGCGCTTATTTTCGCCGCTTTCTACGCCGTCACCGTCTCTTTGCTGCCGACCCACCGGGATGAAACCAACGCCATCGTCGCCCGCAACCGCAGAACCGGCGTCAGCATCTCAGGCATCACCGACTGGATCGAAAAGATCGGCATGGCCCATGTGACGAGAAAACTGCGCAACGCCTACCGGCTGGTCCGCAGTGTCAACAAATCGTTGGCGAAGGAGTCCGGCATTCCCGTCTCGCTCAAGGTAACCGCCGTCAAACCCTCCGGGACCGTCAGCCTCCTCGCAGGTGTCAGCCCGGGGATGCACTTCCCGCCGGCACGATACGCCATCCGCCGCCTGCGCACGGGCAACAACCAGGCCATCACCCGTTATCTCATCGAAGCCGGCGTTCCCCACCAGCCCGACCTCTACAGCGAAAATACGACGGTTTTCGAATTTCCCATCCGTTACGACAACCCCCGAAGCGCCGAAGAGGTGAGTGCTTGGGAGCAGTTCGCGCTGCTGGCGATGCTGCAGCGGGAATGGTCGGACAATATGGTCTCCTGTACCATCACCTTCGATCCCGAAAAGGAGGGCGGCCAGATCGAGCGGATGCTCTCCATGTTCGCGCCGGTCATCAAATCCGCCTCCATGCTTCCCATGGGCAAAAAGGAGGTCTACGAACAGATGCCCGTCGAACCGATCACGAAAGAGCGTTACGAAGCGTTGAAAGCGAAGATGCCGGCCATCGACTGGTCGGCTTTCGGAGGAGGGGACGGCGCGGGAGAGGGATTCTGTTCCATCCTCTCCTGCAACCTGGAGTGA
- a CDS encoding quinone-dependent dihydroorotate dehydrogenase, protein MDYNTLKSLLFRFDPETAHHLATGAMRLAQAVPPLLSALQRRYRFDDPRLEQEIFGCRFANPVGLAAGFDKDAQLIPAMYALGFGFTEVGTVTPRPQPGNPRPRLWRHVKEEALQNAMGFNNEGMEAMRKRLETARPYPLPVGVNIGKNKTTPESEALKDYETLIRTFRDLADYLVVNISSPNTPGLRDLQNEAFIEALFEMAKGITDRPILLKIAPDMEVQAAVELCAKAVESGADGIIATNTSVDYSLVRRPEAVGGISGRPIRQKSFEIFEAVAKALFGKTLLVSVGGIDSGYEAYRRIKAGASLVQVYSGFIYRGPELPSLINRTLLHLLEKDGFNHISEAIGADRK, encoded by the coding sequence ATGGATTACAACACGCTCAAATCGCTACTTTTCCGCTTCGACCCCGAAACGGCCCACCATCTCGCCACCGGCGCGATGCGGCTGGCCCAGGCCGTCCCTCCCCTACTTTCGGCTCTGCAGCGGCGCTACCGTTTCGATGACCCGCGCCTGGAACAGGAGATTTTCGGATGCCGGTTCGCCAACCCGGTCGGCCTCGCCGCGGGGTTCGACAAAGATGCGCAGCTCATACCGGCGATGTACGCCCTCGGATTCGGCTTTACCGAAGTGGGCACCGTCACGCCGCGCCCCCAGCCCGGCAATCCCCGCCCCCGCCTCTGGCGACATGTGAAAGAGGAGGCGCTGCAAAACGCCATGGGGTTCAACAACGAAGGGATGGAGGCGATGCGCAAACGCCTCGAAACCGCCCGCCCCTACCCTCTGCCGGTGGGGGTCAACATCGGCAAGAACAAGACAACCCCCGAGTCGGAAGCGCTGAAAGATTACGAAACCCTTATCCGCACCTTCCGGGACCTGGCCGACTATCTGGTGGTCAATATCTCCTCTCCCAACACGCCGGGCCTGCGCGACCTGCAGAACGAAGCTTTCATCGAAGCGCTCTTCGAGATGGCCAAAGGCATCACCGATCGCCCCATTCTGCTGAAAATCGCACCGGACATGGAGGTTCAGGCGGCGGTGGAGCTCTGCGCCAAGGCGGTCGAGTCGGGTGCCGACGGTATTATCGCCACCAATACCAGCGTCGACTATTCGCTGGTGCGCCGCCCCGAAGCCGTCGGCGGCATCAGCGGGCGTCCCATCCGCCAAAAGAGTTTCGAGATATTCGAGGCGGTGGCGAAGGCGCTTTTCGGCAAAACCCTCCTCGTCTCCGTCGGCGGCATCGACAGCGGTTACGAAGCCTACCGGCGCATCAAAGCGGGCGCGAGCCTCGTGCAGGTCTACAGCGGCTTCATCTACCGCGGGCCCGAGCTGCCCTCTCTCATCAACCGTACCCTCCTGCATCTGCTGGAAAAAGATGGTTTCAACCACATCAGCGAAGCGATAGGAGCCGACCGGAAATGA
- a CDS encoding pitrilysin family protein, which produces MASSLPKYYTRTLDNGLQVVAIPLKNDSGVITTDIFYKVGSRNEVMGKSGIAHMLEHMNFKSTKNMPAGMFDKIVKRMGGVDNASTGFDYTHYFIKSAAQHLDRSMELFADMMANLSLKDEEFQPERKVVAEERRWRTDNNPVGYLYFRLFNNAYLYHSYHWTPIGFMDDIQHWTIDDIRNFHKTYYQPKNAIVVVAGDIDPEAVFSAAKKHFGAIKNCCDIPKVHQVEPPQDGPKRVLIHRDSEVEIVAVAFHIPNFQHPDQPALSALSELLSHGKSSRLIEDLVDKKKMVNQVYAYNMELKDPGIFLFMAVCNPGVKAEEVEKEFWAQIDRIKKEGVSKEELKKVQVNTKADFIFSMENSSNVADLFGGYLARGDIEPLLHYEENIDKLTPETIKAVTEKYLDPQRATTVILRKGEQ; this is translated from the coding sequence ATGGCAAGCAGCCTTCCCAAGTACTACACCCGTACCCTGGACAACGGCCTTCAGGTCGTTGCCATTCCCCTCAAGAACGATAGCGGCGTCATCACCACCGACATCTTTTACAAAGTCGGCAGCCGCAACGAGGTGATGGGCAAGAGCGGCATCGCCCACATGCTCGAACACATGAACTTCAAATCGACCAAAAACATGCCCGCGGGCATGTTCGACAAGATCGTCAAGCGCATGGGCGGGGTCGACAACGCCTCCACGGGATTCGACTACACCCACTACTTCATCAAGAGCGCGGCGCAGCATCTGGATCGCTCCATGGAGCTCTTCGCGGACATGATGGCCAACCTGAGCCTCAAGGACGAGGAGTTCCAGCCCGAGCGGAAGGTGGTGGCCGAAGAGCGCCGCTGGCGGACCGACAACAATCCGGTGGGGTACCTCTATTTCCGCCTCTTCAACAACGCCTACCTCTACCACTCCTACCACTGGACCCCCATCGGGTTCATGGACGACATTCAGCACTGGACGATCGACGATATCCGCAACTTCCATAAAACCTATTACCAGCCCAAGAACGCCATCGTCGTCGTTGCCGGCGACATCGACCCCGAAGCGGTCTTCTCGGCAGCGAAAAAGCACTTCGGCGCCATCAAGAACTGCTGCGACATTCCGAAAGTGCACCAGGTGGAACCGCCCCAGGACGGTCCCAAGCGGGTCCTCATCCACCGCGACAGCGAAGTGGAGATCGTCGCCGTCGCTTTTCACATTCCCAATTTCCAACACCCCGACCAACCTGCCCTGTCGGCCCTTTCCGAACTGCTCAGCCACGGCAAGAGCAGCCGGCTCATCGAGGATCTGGTCGATAAAAAGAAGATGGTCAACCAGGTCTACGCCTACAACATGGAGCTCAAAGACCCGGGTATCTTCCTCTTCATGGCGGTCTGCAACCCCGGTGTCAAGGCCGAAGAGGTCGAAAAGGAGTTCTGGGCGCAGATCGACAGGATCAAGAAAGAGGGTGTCAGCAAAGAGGAGCTGAAGAAGGTGCAGGTCAACACCAAAGCCGACTTCATCTTCAGCATGGAGAACTCCAGCAACGTTGCCGACCTCTTCGGCGGCTACCTGGCCCGCGGCGACATCGAACCGCTCCTGCACTACGAAGAGAATATCGACAAACTGACACCCGAAACGATCAAAGCGGTGACGGAGAAATACCTCGACCCGCAGAGAGCAACGACCGTGATTCTACGCAAAGGGGAACAATAA
- the dapA gene encoding 4-hydroxy-tetrahydrodipicolinate synthase, whose amino-acid sequence MRNAIIGAMTALITPFKNGEVDHAQFAKLIERQIANGIDAVVPVGTTGESATLSHAEHRECIETAVAVCKNSGVKVVAGAGSNCTREAVDLAQFAQKAGADAILSVCPYYNKPTQEGIFRHYKAIAEAVEIPVMLYNVPGRTALDIAPDTVFRLFDEVPNIYAIKEATGSMERTLMLKAKRPNLAVISGDDAINYPIMATGGNGCISVTSNLLPNLIADLVHSAQMEDFAASKAISDRLYDINKVLFIESNPIPIKAAMYIAGLLETLEYRLPLTPPSAEHMRQIETVVKQYAVPA is encoded by the coding sequence ATGCGAAACGCCATCATCGGCGCCATGACGGCGCTTATTACGCCGTTTAAAAACGGCGAAGTGGACCATGCGCAGTTTGCAAAGCTGATCGAGAGGCAGATCGCCAACGGCATCGACGCGGTCGTTCCGGTGGGTACCACGGGCGAGAGCGCCACGCTCAGCCATGCCGAACACCGGGAGTGCATCGAAACCGCCGTGGCGGTCTGCAAAAACAGCGGCGTCAAAGTAGTCGCCGGCGCGGGAAGCAACTGTACCCGGGAGGCGGTGGATCTGGCACAGTTCGCCCAGAAGGCCGGGGCGGATGCAATCCTTTCGGTCTGCCCATACTACAACAAGCCGACCCAGGAGGGGATCTTCCGCCACTACAAAGCGATCGCCGAAGCGGTGGAGATACCGGTCATGCTCTACAACGTGCCCGGACGCACCGCTTTGGACATTGCCCCCGACACGGTTTTCAGACTCTTCGACGAAGTGCCCAACATCTACGCCATCAAAGAGGCGACCGGCTCCATGGAGCGGACGCTGATGCTCAAAGCCAAACGCCCCAACCTGGCGGTCATCAGCGGCGACGACGCCATCAACTACCCCATCATGGCCACCGGTGGCAACGGCTGCATCTCCGTTACCTCCAACCTGCTTCCCAATCTCATCGCCGACCTGGTTCATTCGGCCCAGATGGAGGATTTCGCTGCCTCCAAGGCGATCAGCGACCGCCTTTACGACATCAACAAGGTCCTCTTCATCGAAAGCAACCCCATTCCGATCAAAGCGGCCATGTATATCGCGGGCCTGCTGGAGACGCTGGAGTACCGCCTGCCCCTGACACCGCCTTCGGCCGAACATATGCGGCAGATCGAAACAGTGGTGAAGCAGTATGCGGTTCCCGCGTGA
- a CDS encoding enoyl-ACP reductase — translation MSQCESMKGKTLVISGATRGIGKAILYRFAKAGANAAFTYNSNAEEAQKIVEDLETNYGIKAKAYPLNILEPETYKDLFKQIDEDFDRVDYFISNAIISGRSVVGGFGPFMRLKPKGLCNIYTATVSAFVVGAQEAAKRMEKVGGGSIISLSSTGNLVYTPNYAGHGTNKAAVETMVKYAAAELGEKGIRVNAVSGGPIDTDALKKFPNYEEVKAEVVARSPLNRMGQPEDLAGMCWFLCTDECSWLTGQTIVIDGGTSFQ, via the coding sequence ATGAGTCAGTGTGAAAGTATGAAAGGAAAAACCCTCGTCATCAGCGGTGCGACCCGGGGTATCGGAAAGGCGATCCTCTACCGTTTCGCCAAGGCGGGTGCGAATGCCGCCTTTACCTACAATTCCAATGCCGAAGAGGCGCAGAAGATTGTCGAGGACCTGGAGACCAACTACGGCATCAAGGCGAAAGCCTACCCCCTCAACATTCTGGAACCCGAAACCTACAAAGACCTTTTCAAGCAGATTGACGAAGATTTCGACCGGGTCGACTACTTCATCTCCAACGCCATCATATCCGGCCGTTCCGTCGTCGGCGGGTTCGGTCCCTTCATGCGCCTCAAGCCCAAGGGGCTCTGCAACATCTACACCGCCACGGTCAGCGCCTTCGTGGTGGGAGCCCAGGAGGCGGCCAAACGGATGGAGAAAGTGGGCGGCGGTTCCATCATCTCCCTCAGCTCCACCGGAAACCTGGTCTACACCCCCAACTACGCCGGCCACGGCACTAACAAAGCGGCGGTGGAGACGATGGTCAAATACGCCGCGGCGGAGCTTGGTGAAAAGGGTATCCGTGTCAATGCCGTCAGCGGCGGCCCCATCGACACCGACGCACTGAAGAAGTTCCCCAACTACGAGGAGGTGAAGGCGGAAGTGGTGGCGCGCTCGCCCCTCAACCGCATGGGTCAGCCCGAAGACCTGGCGGGCATGTGCTGGTTTCTGTGTACCGACGAGTGCTCCTGGCTCACCGGTCAGACCATTGTCATCGACGGAGGGACCAGCTTTCAATGA